GTCACTGGAAAGAGCACTTTGGTTGGAGGTGCATACGCTataggagaagaaggtgcaGTTTTGGCACGCTTACTCTGATGAGAGCAAAGCTTTAAGCTTCTCGAATAACAGAAGTTCTCCGGAGAAGTGGTCGTCTTGTCAAAGAATTGGGATTCTTCGAACGATCTCTTTTTGCTCTTCATATCCTGAAGAGCTGTGGCGGCTGAAGCAACACTTTCAGAATCCAAGAATCTGGGCTTGGTCATTCTGTGGAAAAAGGATGATCTAACGTTTGTGGTATCGGATTGAGATCTTGAATGATTCAAAGCCTCGTAAGAAGATGTGGATAACATGGTAGAAAAGCAATGGCAGTCAATGGGTAATTAATTTATCTGGTGGTAGATTGTGGTTGTTGTTCAAGAAACAGAACGTCTAAAATCTAAAAATGCAAGTGGCTGGAAAGGAACGAACGAGAGAGGGTTTTTCAGCCGTAATTGTATGGTATCTGTTTAACGAATGTATAGTCTGTTGAAACCTTGTAATGAGTGACAGGGTTAGAAGTACTTCAGCTATTTGGTTTTGAGTGATTAGAACAAGATTTAATATATAGAGGAGCCCAATGAAATTATCCAGGGAAGATATGGTTGATTATATAGACACCAGAACAGGCAGGTAATATTCCAAAAGAGGCTCGAGGGTTTGCCAGATCAAGGAAGAGTAACTAGCCTCTAATGGCAGGGGGGGCTGACAGATTTTTTCGACGTCTATGGCTGACTTTTCGTACTTCTATATATGCACGAAGAATTCATCGTACCTTTTTGTCATTGATAAATAAATGGCATCTGCTCTCATCTGCACATCTCCGTATTGTTTTTCCTTTAGCGAAACTGCAAGAGAATATGCACCATCGTGAAGGCTAGCTTAATTTAATTTCCTATTCTGTAAATGATGGTTCGTGAAATTTCCCCATTTGGAAGCCAAGCCAATTATTTTCTCTATCGGGGGGCTAAATATGTTGAAAAGGTACTTATATTTCCAAAATTTGGAAAACTGATTTTCTGGAATGAATGAAATTACTAAAGAAGGATACTAGTGTGCTGACCTCTAGACTAGTTAACTGAAATCTCTTCTAACAAGTTAGTGCATAATCGATCTAATCTTAAGGCTGGCTGGGGTTCAACAGATAGGAATCAATATGAATGAAAACGGAAGCAGGCTaatgagaaagaggaaaatcATGATCCCATTGTTCACACCCTTGCAAACCAATTTTACCTCTACACAATTACTTATGTTTTAAATCAACAACTTGTGTCTTCATCTCCAGCCATATTCATTGACATATAGGTTAGGCCACATATGTACTGTTGGTGACAACAATCGGTGCTGTCGTATATTTGATATTCACACGACCAAAATATCCAAAAAAATTCTATATCTTGTCACCACCCGTCATAATACACCCATTATCTTACTTCTTTCGTTCTACATTTGTATAATAATAACATGCAGAATCTCAGGATGACTCCTCAGTATCCTACTGGGCCTCAATCACAAGCGCAAGATCCTGACATGAAGGTCGAAGAATTCCTAAGAACTATCACAGAGACCCTCGATTCCCCTTACAGAAACGAAGCTGCTGATTATTACAAGTCGATGATATTACCACAACTTCTACCCCAATCTAGAATTATAATAAATGGACAGCCATTTGGATCCAAGGCACAGTTTCAGGAACTATGGTCTACACTTCCGGCCACACAACATCAGATAACTAGCTTTGATGCGCACCTTCTTCCCACCCCAGAAGAGAGACAGTACATAGTATTGGCCCATTTCAAGGTCAGATTCGATGAATCAGGAAAAAATAGATTTGGACAGACTGCAGATGTGCTACCTATTCCAGACAACAATTTGAATAGACCTAGTAGGTCACTCTTTTCTAATTGGTTTGGCGTTACCTTAAACATGGTGGTGTCTGAAAAGATTAACTCAGGCTTCAATACTGAATGTATCAGCTCGTTTGACTACAGGATGACGGAAAAGCCGGTAAACTCGATTTTTTCTATATAACTATTGCATTacatttctccttctctacTAATTAGGTGTCCAACTATCATGTAAATTTATATAGAGTTGATATATATCTTGTGTTAAAGAACAACGTTGACTATCCACGGTTTTTCAGAGATAAGTAGCCACATGCTAATTATTATCATGCCCTGAAATGAGAGACCAATAATATGGAGCACAGTACCTGAGGTGAAATAGTTGAAATGATGAACAATGGGCAATGAGGACTCAATTAAATGTTGACTCAAGTCTTCATGGTAGGCGCGTTCAAAGATCATTGTCAGGAGTTGTACCAGAGTGGAAAATATAATACATCCCGTGGATAAAATTAACCAGCCTTTCACTTTGCTGTTGGATATTTGACCGGTTCTCTTTTTAATATGAACAGCTATTCCAAAGACCAAGAATAGAGCCGCAGTGTCAAACACAAGTGCCACAATTTTAAGAATAACAAATGCAATACTGAAAGAAAGTCCCATCGAAGCATACCGAACTAGTTTACTCTCTGAAGTGTGTGATTTAAAAAGCTGCTTTCTAAAAAGAGAAACCATGTCGCTGGAGACTCTTTCAGAAGTTGTGAAGTCCAACCCCTCCGAGTATTCCACTTCAAAAGCAAtatctttgagaagaacACTTGGAACATCCGTAGCATCAAATAGGGTATGACACTCTTCAAACCAGTCTTCTggattctcttcaatagtAGGATTCCCCTTCTCCAGCCGACAATATCCAAAGTGGTTCAGCTTATAGACAGTTCCGGTTTTATTCAACGAGCTACCCAAAAACTGTCCTATGTTTTCTGCCTTTAAGGGACCACCATAAGCATTATCGGAGAtaatttcaattcctttgGCAATTTTGACTAAAAGCCTCCCGAATTCTGGTCTAGCTGCAATGTTGTCCATATGCATCTCCATGTGAGACACACAATAATCCGAAGAGCCCATACAGGAGAGATCGACGAATAATGACAATATGGGTGGTAAAAACAGCAATAATGCAATTATagaaaggattttgaaagtTGTGTAACTTGACCTCTCACGCAACTGTTTCCTTGCATGTTCTATGGATTTTAGTTCTGAAATGGAACTGACACCGGTAGAGCTGCTTGACTTgttattcttcaaagagcTGGAAGTACTCTTTTTAGGCGAAAAAGCCTTTTCCGGCAACCTATTCATTGTTTCCTTAACAGAACTGGGCTGGCTTTTTTGATATGAGCCTGTATTGTTGAATAGCTCTTCAGCTTGACCATGGGTTCTTTGCCAGCTAAACGGACTGACAGCTGTTTGGAAAGCTTTGGAAACAAATGTACTCGTAGTATCTGTTGAAAAGCCGATCTTGCTGTTAATAGCGTCAGAGCATTCACTTCCATCCCCTCCCaaattttcagaatcttcttttctgtaGGTGTCTCCATTATTGGCCtgttcttccatttcttcccTCGGTTCAGTAAAAAAGCTGGGTTTTTGAAGACTTCTACCTCCATTTCCAAAACGTTTGGGAAAACACGGATCACTTATCAAACCCAGCATTACACAAGTATGAAAAGAGTGTGTATATATAAGCAATGAACTTTAAATAGtagaagagaaaataaaagTATAAAAATGAAATCCCTTTAATATTTACTGAAACACAATTTAGCGCCGCATCAAGAAAGCTAAATCCTTAGGCGCGGAAATAAGGCAAAATAGAAGATATTGCAACCGAAACTACACAGATTATGGGTAGTTTCTTGCCGATTCCCTTTTATAGTATAATAAGTTTCCGCCAACTTGTCTTCAGTTCATAAATTCTTGTAGAGTAGAGGAATTTTTAACTATCAAATGAGCCTGCTAAGAGATTCTAAGTTATTAGACTTACAGCATATATAGAAAAGTTGGTATCGATACGCAAATGCTCGTGAGAATAGTTAGCGAAGTTCTAAATTGGTGGTAAGGTAGGCCTTCGATACCTCTTACTATTTAGGAGTAAATCACTTTGAGTTTGCTGGCCACAGAGAACACGCCTCGTGGATGAGTCCTCGCTGCTAAGAGAATCCGTGTCAGTCAGCGTGGTCATTTCCATAGGCGAATTTTTGGACATATCCATATAATCCTCGCTTACAGTATCAGCAAAAGGATTAAGAATGGACTCTTCAGAATCAGACGAGCGACAAAGTTCTGCATCAGGAGAATATGAATGAACTAAcatctcttcaacattATCATCGTCAAGGGCATTAATTGGAGCTGCAGCACACCATATTGGACCCCCCCACACGAAGATGCTGATGAAGCTGAGAAGCATAGCAATACAAAAGACAGATATCCAAGCCGGGTTCAAGTGAAAGGACAAGCCAAAGTCTCCCAAATCTCCTTTAATCTCCTTTTTAATCTCCTCAAGAACCGAAACATCTATCAAAAATGCCACAAacatgagaagaaaagcaaCAATGGCAGCGACACCAAAGATATGCTTGGGCAAGGCAGGAAGAGACTTATCGTTTTTTTTGACTCCCCTTCTACCATAGTATATTATTCCCAATACGAAGATCAAAATATGGACAGCCATCGCTATCAACAACATGTATATGACAGCCTGATTCTTTTGGCGACGCTCCTTTAGATCCGCTCGATACTGCTTGTCGGGAACATATTTCGCTTCTGGAGAGTAATCGTTCGAGGAATATGCGTAAGAAAGCACAATGTTTAATCCAATATCTGACAGCTGGCCTCTGTAATCGAACACATAGTTGGCACTAAGGGGAGAGCATCTCATATTAGCACTATCCTCACTGACAAGCTCGAAAGTGCTTGTTGCAGGATTATACATTTCCACAGAACTATAGGTTCCAGAGCACCACCCCAAAATATTGGTATTGATAAACTGAGCAGCCGTTGACACCTCCTTTCCTATATACTGAGCTAAGATCGAGATCTCTGAGGTGGTCGTAAAAGTATCATCACCGTTGCTATTATGCGGATGattcaaagaactttgCAAAGAGGCAAAGATACCGTTACTAACATCGACATGGCTGCAATCCAATCTACCCATATAGTAGTGATTACCGCTTCTAGGAACGGACACTAGTAGGTAGATGGATATTACCACAAACAAAGATGAGCAAAACCTTCCAATTTGAAGCAGCCTAGCACGCGGGGTTAGGTTCAGGAAGGGCGATTCCAACTTGAACCAAAGGGCCTTTAGTTTCATGGCTAATGGAGCTGATGATAGCGAGCGAGCTGAGATAAAGATGATAGCTTCAGATAATGATAGGCTTCAAATGTGGACTTGCGCGAGACCAGATCTTTTTATATATTGATTTTTGGCAATTTTCGTTTACGTCATTGGTGTTAGGTTTCTATAAACATCATCATGGCCAAATCAATGAGACAGATGAAGGGGTGGCAGTATAGTCTTGAGGATCTGGATGACGAGGGATCCAGAGTT
The sequence above is a segment of the Brettanomyces nanus chromosome 4, complete sequence genome. Coding sequences within it:
- a CDS encoding uncharacterized protein (EggNog:ENOG41), with protein sequence MKLKALWFKLESPFLNLTPRARLLQIGRFCSSLFVVISIYLLVSVPRSGNHYYMGRLDCSHVDVSNGIFASLQSSLNHPHNSNGDDTFTTTSEISILAQYIGKEVSTAAQFINTNILGWCSGTYSSVEMYNPATSTFELVSEDSANMRCSPLSANYVFDYRGQLSDIGLNIVLSYAYSSNDYSPEAKYVPDKQYRADLKERRQKNQAVIYMLLIAMAVHILIFVLGIIYYGRRGVKKNDKSLPALPKHIFGVAAIVAFLLMFVAFLIDVSVLEEIKKEIKGDLGDFGLSFHLNPAWISVFCIAMLLSFISIFVWGGPIWCAAAPINALDDDNVEEMLVHSYSPDAELCRSSDSEESILNPFADTVSEDYMDMSKNSPMEMTTLTDTDSLSSEDSSTRRVLCGQQTQSDLLLNSKRYRRPTLPPI